A single genomic interval of halophilic archaeon DL31 harbors:
- a CDS encoding ferredoxin (PFAM: Ferredoxin~KEGG: hje:HacjB3_14770 ferredoxin), protein MDEHGRAAITTTLTHATELAHMAVNTAALGLAVLLSGALAVLHYVRGSGWESAPDISEELLERRASTVPETDFPEPYNRSIGGGGGVVAVGGEAGEEGELEGGAEEAAGGPADIPEDEVEYFEIEFVKEGETVELPNNENILDAGEEQGFDLPYACRQGQCVSCAGQVQEGNSEEYLVHDNQQMLSDGEIDEGYTLTCVAYPRADFTLETGETP, encoded by the coding sequence GTGGACGAACACGGGCGGGCGGCAATCACAACCACCTTAACCCATGCAACCGAACTCGCCCACATGGCTGTGAACACTGCGGCGCTGGGGCTGGCGGTCCTCCTCAGCGGGGCGCTGGCGGTGCTCCACTACGTCCGCGGCTCCGGCTGGGAGTCCGCACCCGACATCTCTGAGGAGCTGCTCGAGCGACGCGCGTCGACAGTGCCCGAGACCGACTTCCCCGAGCCCTACAACCGCTCCATCGGCGGTGGTGGCGGTGTCGTCGCGGTCGGCGGCGAGGCCGGCGAGGAGGGTGAACTCGAGGGTGGTGCGGAGGAGGCCGCCGGTGGCCCCGCCGACATCCCCGAGGACGAAGTCGAGTACTTCGAGATCGAGTTCGTCAAGGAGGGAGAGACGGTCGAACTCCCGAACAACGAGAACATCCTCGACGCTGGCGAGGAGCAGGGGTTCGACCTCCCCTACGCCTGCCGACAGGGACAGTGTGTCTCCTGTGCGGGCCAGGTCCAGGAAGGAAACAGCGAGGAGTATCTCGTGCACGACAATCAACAGATGCTCTCTGACGGCGAGATCGACGAGGGATACACGCTGACCTGCGTCGCCTACCCGCGTGCGGACTTCACGCTGGAGACCGGCGAAACGCCCTGA
- a CDS encoding DNA ligase (KEGG: hbo:Hbor_02420 DNA ligase, NAD-dependent~PFAM: NAD-dependent DNA ligase, adenylation; NAD-dependent DNA ligase, OB-fold; BRCT~TIGRFAM: NAD-dependent DNA ligase~HAMAP: DNA ligase~SMART: NAD-dependent DNA ligase, N-terminal; Helix-hairpin-helix DNA-binding motif, class 1; BRCT): MTDAPEDTPDVRDPDTDFVLVDALDAATAREQAEHLRAAIREHDYRYYVENDPVIADRTYDELFKRLETLEETFDLDCENSPTRRVGGEPVDELETVDLVVPLLSLDSSGDAADVRGFDDRVHRELRNAGVEDEVSYVCEPKFDGLSIEITYLDGVYERAATRGDGERGDDVTENVRTISSVPQRLRGDPPAVLVVRGEIFMPLDAFQAHNRERVEHGEDAFANPRNAAAGSLRQLDPAVTAERPLDCFFYDVLWASEEPADSVAAVVEGAQFDGSASAGAAKMEGLETHWAEHQQLPAWGLQVNDRHRLVDDIEAAIDYRDELLEGRADLDYEIDGTVLKLNGRAQCRTLGTTARHYRWAYAYKFPARREETRIADIVIQVGRTGRLTPVALLDPVDVGGVTVSRASLHNQEEIAEKGVGVGDMVKVERAGDVIPYVSEVVESNSVGHFEFPEQCPVCGSEVEADGPLRFCTGGLSCPAQLKRAVEHYASDSGLDLEGLGEKAAAQLVEAGLIKNSVADLYHLTAEQLTALEGWGEKSAENLLAELKASKEPDLGAFLSALGIPGVGPTMADDLAAAFGDIDAVLAADEADIREVEGFGPTVAGHVAEFVANERNLAVVRRLREAGVEPESASESAAGEELGGLTFVFTGSLELTRSDAQDLVEAHGANATGSVSSNTDFLVAGENPGQSKRDDAAANDVPVLDEAAFADLLAEYDIDYPPA; encoded by the coding sequence ATGACCGACGCGCCCGAGGACACCCCCGACGTTCGGGACCCGGACACCGATTTCGTGCTGGTGGATGCGTTGGACGCGGCTACGGCCCGTGAGCAGGCCGAGCACCTCCGCGCGGCCATCCGGGAGCACGACTACCGGTACTACGTCGAGAACGACCCCGTCATCGCCGACCGGACCTACGACGAGCTGTTCAAGCGCCTCGAAACGCTGGAGGAGACGTTCGATCTGGATTGTGAGAACTCACCCACCCGCCGCGTTGGCGGCGAGCCTGTGGACGAACTCGAGACGGTCGACCTCGTGGTCCCGCTCCTGTCCCTCGACTCCTCGGGCGACGCCGCGGACGTGCGGGGGTTCGACGACAGAGTGCACCGAGAGCTTCGGAACGCCGGCGTCGAAGACGAGGTTTCCTACGTCTGTGAGCCCAAGTTCGACGGGCTCTCCATCGAGATCACGTATCTCGACGGTGTGTACGAGCGCGCGGCCACCCGCGGCGACGGCGAGCGCGGCGACGACGTGACCGAGAACGTCCGCACGATCAGCTCCGTGCCCCAGCGCCTGCGCGGTGACCCGCCTGCGGTGCTCGTCGTCCGTGGGGAGATATTCATGCCGTTGGACGCGTTTCAGGCCCACAACCGCGAGCGCGTCGAGCACGGCGAGGACGCCTTCGCCAACCCCCGCAACGCCGCCGCCGGCAGTCTCCGACAACTGGACCCTGCTGTCACCGCCGAGCGCCCGCTCGACTGTTTCTTCTACGACGTGCTCTGGGCCAGCGAGGAACCTGCCGACAGCGTTGCAGCGGTGGTCGAAGGTGCCCAATTCGACGGTAGTGCCTCCGCTGGCGCAGCGAAAATGGAGGGGCTGGAGACGCACTGGGCCGAGCACCAACAGCTCCCGGCGTGGGGGCTGCAGGTGAACGACCGCCACCGGCTCGTCGACGACATCGAGGCTGCCATTGACTACCGCGACGAACTGCTCGAGGGACGGGCGGATCTGGACTACGAAATCGACGGCACGGTGCTGAAACTCAACGGTCGTGCGCAGTGCCGCACGCTCGGGACCACGGCACGGCACTACCGCTGGGCCTACGCCTACAAGTTCCCCGCCCGGCGCGAGGAGACCCGCATCGCCGACATCGTGATTCAGGTCGGCCGGACCGGGCGGCTCACCCCGGTCGCGCTGCTGGACCCTGTCGACGTTGGTGGCGTAACCGTCTCGCGGGCCAGCCTCCACAATCAGGAGGAAATCGCGGAGAAAGGCGTCGGCGTCGGCGACATGGTGAAAGTCGAGCGGGCGGGTGACGTGATTCCGTACGTCTCGGAGGTGGTGGAGTCGAACTCGGTCGGCCACTTCGAGTTCCCCGAGCAGTGTCCGGTCTGTGGCAGCGAGGTTGAGGCGGACGGCCCGCTCCGGTTCTGTACAGGGGGTCTCTCCTGTCCGGCCCAGCTGAAACGCGCTGTCGAACACTACGCCAGCGACAGCGGGCTGGATCTCGAGGGGCTGGGCGAGAAAGCGGCCGCACAGTTGGTCGAGGCAGGTCTCATCAAGAACTCCGTCGCCGACCTCTACCACCTCACCGCCGAGCAACTGACCGCGCTGGAGGGGTGGGGTGAGAAAAGCGCTGAGAACCTCCTCGCGGAACTGAAGGCGTCGAAGGAACCCGACCTCGGTGCGTTCCTCTCCGCGTTGGGGATTCCCGGCGTGGGGCCGACGATGGCCGACGACCTCGCGGCGGCGTTCGGCGATATCGACGCCGTGCTGGCTGCAGACGAGGCAGACATCCGCGAGGTCGAGGGGTTCGGACCGACCGTCGCGGGCCACGTCGCCGAGTTCGTCGCCAACGAGCGCAACCTGGCGGTGGTCCGCCGGCTCCGCGAGGCCGGCGTCGAGCCAGAATCCGCGTCCGAATCGGCAGCAGGCGAAGAACTCGGCGGGCTCACGTTCGTCTTCACCGGGTCCCTCGAGTTGACGCGAAGCGACGCCCAGGATCTCGTGGAGGCCCACGGCGCGAACGCGACGGGGTCGGTCTCTAGCAATACGGATTTCCTCGTTGCAGGGGAGAACCCTGGCCAGTCCAAGCGTGATGACGCCGCAGCCAACGACGTGCCGGTGCTGGATGAGGCGGCCTTCGCCGACCTGCTGGCCGAGTACGACATCGACTACCCGCCAGCCTGA
- a CDS encoding endonuclease 4 (KEGG: hma:rrnAC2015 endonuclease IV~PFAM: Xylose isomerase, TIM barrel domain~TIGRFAM: Endodeoxyribonuclease IV~HAMAP: Endodeoxyribonuclease IV~SMART: Endodeoxyribonuclease IV): protein MLRIGAHVSIAGGIDNAVGRQLDIGGNCGQVFTHSPQVWDHGSIEDDAAEQFRDETAAELAGPWVIHSSYLVNLCTPKEGLREKSRDSMQQEVDAADRLDIEYVNVHLGAHTGAGVDGGIENAIGVIDSLDIPDGVKILVESDAGSGTKLGGQFEHLARVVEGTEADVGVCLDTAHTFAAGYDLSTPEGVDETVAEFDDVVGTEHLDCIHLNDSKHDCGTNKDEHAHIGDGYIGDDGFRRILNHPEWRDVPFVLETPTEDGRSYAWNVEHVTALRE, encoded by the coding sequence ATGCTCAGAATCGGGGCGCACGTCTCCATCGCAGGCGGCATCGACAACGCGGTCGGCCGCCAACTCGACATCGGCGGCAACTGCGGGCAGGTGTTTACCCACTCCCCACAGGTGTGGGACCACGGCAGCATTGAGGACGACGCGGCCGAACAGTTCCGCGACGAAACCGCGGCGGAACTCGCCGGGCCGTGGGTCATCCACTCCTCGTATCTCGTGAATCTCTGTACGCCCAAGGAGGGGCTCCGCGAGAAAAGCCGCGACTCCATGCAGCAGGAGGTCGACGCCGCCGACCGTCTCGACATCGAGTACGTCAACGTCCACCTCGGCGCCCACACTGGCGCGGGCGTCGACGGCGGGATTGAGAACGCTATCGGCGTCATCGACTCGCTCGACATCCCCGATGGCGTCAAAATCTTGGTCGAGAGCGACGCCGGCAGCGGCACCAAACTCGGCGGCCAGTTCGAGCATCTCGCCCGGGTGGTCGAGGGCACCGAGGCTGATGTCGGCGTCTGTCTGGACACCGCTCACACGTTCGCCGCGGGCTATGACCTCTCGACGCCGGAGGGCGTCGACGAGACGGTCGCTGAGTTCGACGACGTCGTGGGCACCGAGCATCTCGACTGCATCCACCTCAACGACTCTAAACACGACTGCGGCACCAACAAAGACGAACACGCCCACATCGGCGACGGCTACATCGGCGACGACGGGTTCCGCCGCATCCTCAACCACCCCGAGTGGCGCGACGTGCCGTTCGTGCTCGAGACGCCCACCGAGGACGGTCGCAGCTACGCCTGGAACGTCGAGCACGTGACGGCGCTCCGCGAGTAG
- a CDS encoding biotin/lipoate A/B protein ligase (PFAM: Biotin/lipoate A/B protein ligase~KEGG: hvo:HVO_0572 lipoate protein ligase), with the protein MTDTDIADREWRLIREEARPGPLNMALDEVAAETAASGGPRTVRLYRWAPSCLSMGYGQAPETVDWAHCEAAGVDVTRRQTGGGGIYHDNDGDISYSITAPADELPGELLECYHLLCPPILDGFARLGVEADFVEEKRPSIYKPACYLRGLHPAHDVVSHGGTGRKLAGNAQYRQKSAVIQHGSITYDARPDAHLAVFADPDVTSEEFSERVAGITDLVDATREEAVDAFTAALQKWADAEDGSWTEAELARAEEIADEKYRSDAWVRDRQGSDR; encoded by the coding sequence ATGACCGATACGGACATCGCTGACCGGGAGTGGCGTCTCATTCGTGAGGAGGCCCGCCCCGGCCCGCTGAACATGGCCCTGGACGAGGTGGCCGCCGAAACCGCCGCCAGCGGCGGCCCCCGGACCGTCCGGCTCTACCGGTGGGCGCCCAGTTGCCTCTCGATGGGCTACGGCCAGGCTCCCGAGACGGTCGATTGGGCCCACTGCGAAGCGGCTGGCGTCGACGTCACCCGCAGACAGACCGGCGGCGGCGGCATCTACCACGACAACGACGGCGATATCTCCTACTCCATCACCGCTCCCGCCGACGAGCTCCCGGGCGAACTCCTCGAATGCTACCACCTGCTCTGTCCGCCGATTCTGGACGGCTTCGCCCGCCTCGGCGTCGAGGCGGATTTCGTCGAGGAGAAACGCCCGAGCATCTACAAACCCGCCTGCTACCTCCGCGGGCTCCACCCCGCCCACGACGTGGTCAGCCACGGCGGCACCGGGCGGAAGCTAGCCGGGAACGCACAGTACCGCCAGAAATCGGCGGTAATTCAGCACGGCTCCATCACCTACGACGCCCGACCCGACGCGCACCTTGCGGTGTTCGCGGACCCGGACGTGACGTCCGAGGAGTTCTCCGAGCGTGTCGCGGGCATCACGGACCTCGTGGACGCAACGCGCGAGGAGGCTGTCGACGCCTTCACCGCGGCGTTGCAGAAGTGGGCCGACGCTGAGGATGGGAGCTGGACCGAAGCCGAACTCGCACGGGCCGAGGAGATCGCCGACGAGAAATATCGGAGCGATGCGTGGGTCCGCGACCGTCAGGGGAGCGACCGCTAA
- a CDS encoding UspA domain-containing protein (PFAM: UspA~KEGG: hwa:HQ2724A hypothetical protein): MTEHTTILVPIRYPLTDQSTQTLAAAGRLAHDHTPADLRVLHVNLYQTGDDTQTTELTRAISSTLDGVEASVITRQGFLVEEVILEEASQIDADIVVVGTNQQATWRRLLRRLLQNDPNVGTFLRDHTTKDTDIMEVDTAAETPAVEPV, from the coding sequence ATGACTGAGCACACGACGATACTCGTCCCGATCCGCTATCCACTCACCGACCAGAGTACTCAAACCCTCGCGGCCGCCGGCCGGCTCGCACACGACCACACCCCAGCGGACCTCAGAGTCCTCCATGTGAATCTCTACCAGACCGGAGACGATACCCAAACGACAGAACTCACTCGGGCGATTTCATCGACGCTTGATGGCGTCGAGGCTTCGGTGATCACCCGGCAAGGATTCCTCGTCGAAGAGGTGATCCTCGAGGAGGCCAGCCAGATAGACGCGGATATTGTCGTGGTTGGGACAAATCAGCAGGCTACGTGGCGACGACTCCTACGTCGCCTCCTCCAAAATGACCCCAACGTCGGCACATTTCTCCGCGACCATACCACGAAGGACACCGACATTATGGAAGTCGACACTGCGGCGGAAACGCCCGCTGTCGAGCCAGTATAA
- a CDS encoding RIO-like kinase (KEGG: hla:Hlac_0533 protein of unknown function RIO1~PFAM: RIO-like kinase; RIO2 kinase, winged helix, N-terminal~SMART: RIO kinase), with the protein MVSNVASVMAELEAEDFYLLSGLEQGMRFSEWVNLEKLPDYADMTTEETEYRLNRCADRELVERRTMQYEGYRLTFEGYDCLALRTFSERGTIEGVGAPLGVGKEGDVYEVQSYRPMALKYHREGYTGFRKIHKERDYTSENNHVSWFYTARKAAEREHEVLTELYPDVSVPRPVDQNRHAILMEKFDGVELERASFPPEQVVGVCDLVLREMRDAYEAGFIHCDMSQHNVAVAESGVTVFDWPQAVATDHENAEELLERDVENVVSFFQRKNPQEMPGDVDVRALAKAIRDEDAGFGSVATFAE; encoded by the coding sequence ATGGTCAGTAACGTCGCGAGCGTGATGGCCGAGTTGGAGGCCGAGGACTTCTACCTCCTCTCGGGCCTCGAACAGGGGATGCGCTTCTCTGAGTGGGTGAACCTGGAGAAGCTCCCCGACTACGCCGACATGACCACCGAGGAGACCGAGTACCGGCTGAACCGCTGTGCAGACCGTGAACTGGTCGAACGCCGGACGATGCAGTACGAGGGCTACCGCCTCACCTTCGAGGGGTATGACTGTCTCGCGCTGCGGACCTTCTCCGAGCGCGGCACCATCGAGGGCGTCGGCGCCCCCCTCGGCGTCGGCAAGGAGGGTGACGTCTATGAGGTCCAATCCTACCGCCCGATGGCGCTGAAGTACCACCGCGAGGGGTATACGGGCTTCCGGAAAATCCACAAGGAGCGTGACTACACCTCCGAGAACAACCACGTCTCCTGGTTCTACACCGCCCGGAAGGCCGCCGAGCGGGAACACGAGGTGCTGACTGAACTCTATCCCGACGTATCGGTCCCGCGGCCCGTCGACCAGAACCGCCACGCCATCCTGATGGAGAAGTTCGACGGCGTCGAACTCGAGCGGGCGTCGTTCCCGCCCGAGCAGGTGGTCGGCGTCTGTGACCTGGTGCTCCGGGAGATGCGGGACGCCTACGAGGCCGGCTTCATCCACTGCGATATGAGCCAGCACAACGTCGCCGTCGCCGAGAGCGGCGTCACCGTCTTCGACTGGCCGCAGGCGGTGGCCACGGACCACGAGAACGCCGAGGAACTCCTCGAGCGGGACGTGGAGAACGTCGTGAGCTTCTTCCAGCGCAAGAACCCCCAAGAGATGCCCGGCGATGTCGACGTCCGAGCGCTCGCGAAGGCAATCCGTGACGAGGACGCCGGGTTCGGAAGCGTCGCCACCTTTGCCGAGTAA
- a CDS encoding Methyltransferase type 11 (PFAM: Methyltransferase type 11~KEGG: hbo:Hbor_26310 methylase involved in ubiquinone/menaquinone biosynthesis): MRRFTADYLEHTRRGMWEETAALAPLSLGDRERVLDVGCGTGELTRVLASETTGEVIGADADQDLLGVARDQTGLPMVGADATRLPFQDDSFDLVVCQALLINLPDPGAALSEFARVSSDLVAAVEPNNAAVEVDSTVDAEPSLEQRAREAYLSGVGTDVALGDRVERLFETAGLSVLTDAVYRHEKLVEPPYSEPALEDAARKANGAGLADHETEIRNAVGMGYDDLRAEWRAMGREVVDAMAEERYRRREVVPFEVTVGRVSE, encoded by the coding sequence GTGCGACGGTTCACCGCCGACTATCTCGAACACACGCGCCGCGGGATGTGGGAGGAGACGGCCGCGTTGGCCCCACTCTCGCTCGGCGACCGCGAGCGCGTGCTGGACGTTGGGTGTGGTACGGGGGAACTGACTCGTGTGCTCGCCAGCGAGACGACTGGTGAGGTGATTGGCGCGGACGCAGACCAGGACCTGCTCGGAGTCGCCCGAGACCAGACCGGTCTCCCGATGGTTGGCGCCGACGCGACCCGCCTGCCGTTTCAGGACGACAGCTTCGACCTCGTGGTCTGTCAGGCGCTGCTCATCAATCTCCCCGACCCCGGCGCGGCCCTCAGCGAGTTCGCCCGGGTCTCGTCGGATCTGGTGGCGGCGGTCGAACCCAACAACGCCGCCGTTGAAGTCGACTCGACTGTCGACGCCGAGCCGAGCCTCGAGCAGCGCGCTCGCGAGGCGTACCTCTCGGGTGTCGGGACGGACGTCGCGCTGGGCGACCGGGTGGAACGGCTGTTCGAGACGGCCGGGCTCTCAGTCCTCACCGACGCGGTCTACCGCCACGAGAAGCTAGTCGAACCACCCTACTCGGAGCCGGCCTTGGAAGACGCTGCCCGGAAAGCCAACGGCGCCGGTCTCGCAGACCACGAGACCGAGATTCGCAACGCAGTGGGGATGGGCTACGACGACCTCCGTGCTGAGTGGCGGGCGATGGGCCGCGAGGTCGTCGACGCGATGGCCGAGGAGCGCTACCGCCGGCGCGAGGTGGTCCCCTTCGAGGTGACGGTTGGCCGAGTGAGTGAGTAA
- a CDS encoding circadian oscillation regulator KaiC-like protein (KEGG: psp:PSPPH_0943 circadian oscillation regulator KaiC-like protein), whose protein sequence is MLDGGYPEERAVLLTSTPGTGKSTLAMQFLQEGLQNGESWLFISTEQTVDELRTRSHHSNSILSTNNSR, encoded by the coding sequence ATGCTCGACGGTGGCTATCCCGAAGAGCGTGCAGTACTCCTTACCAGCACGCCTGGAACCGGCAAGAGTACCCTCGCCATGCAATTTCTCCAAGAGGGACTGCAGAACGGCGAGTCGTGGCTCTTCATCAGTACCGAGCAAACAGTTGATGAACTCCGAACACGTTCGCACCATTCGAATTCGATCTTGAGCACGAACAACTCACGATAA
- a CDS encoding hypothetical protein (KEGG: hut:Huta_1113 hypothetical protein): MNTPSTRRGYLASAVSLVGVGVAGCTGSPETESPEPDETAETNRTEETDETEGTDEELDLREANVVAVEIESVDSGYRFDVTLYHDDDGEDGYANWWQVERRNGEQLGRRELAHAHGTQEFTRSATIDVPDGVETVVVRGHDQTHGYGGQAMLVTIATGETKAVQQGPDPQRFDE; encoded by the coding sequence ATGAACACGCCATCGACACGCCGTGGCTATCTCGCCAGTGCCGTGAGCCTGGTCGGTGTCGGCGTCGCCGGCTGCACCGGGAGTCCAGAGACTGAGTCCCCAGAGCCCGACGAGACTGCCGAGACCAACAGAACCGAAGAAACGGACGAGACCGAAGGAACCGACGAGGAACTGGACCTTCGGGAAGCCAACGTCGTCGCGGTCGAGATCGAGTCCGTTGACAGCGGTTACCGGTTCGACGTGACGCTCTACCACGACGACGACGGCGAGGACGGCTACGCGAACTGGTGGCAGGTGGAACGCCGAAACGGCGAGCAACTGGGCCGGCGGGAACTCGCCCACGCCCACGGCACGCAGGAGTTCACGCGGTCGGCAACCATCGACGTCCCGGACGGCGTCGAGACGGTGGTCGTCCGCGGCCACGACCAGACCCACGGCTACGGCGGACAGGCGATGCTGGTGACCATAGCTACGGGCGAGACGAAAGCCGTTCAGCAGGGTCCCGACCCGCAGCGATTCGATGAGTGA
- a CDS encoding beta-lactamase domain protein (KEGG: htu:Htur_2384 beta-lactamase domain protein) translates to MELTENVYTLPVTTSIGGQERTFTPTAVDTEQGLILIDTALPGHAADLEAALEEHGFGFEDVRFVVLTHHDGDHAGALTAVQAETDAPTVAHWAEAPYVDGRKFPIKAGDERYPAARVDVEAIDGVGFTTEAGPLEMVETFGHSPGHCSLYLPEEQLLIAGDALTAADGELHGPAEQHTPEMTQAMESVAKLGELDVEHAICFHGGYAEQGSERIRELADV, encoded by the coding sequence ATGGAACTCACCGAGAACGTCTACACGCTCCCGGTCACCACCAGCATCGGCGGCCAGGAACGCACGTTCACGCCCACCGCCGTCGACACCGAGCAGGGCCTCATCCTGATCGACACCGCGCTCCCGGGGCACGCTGCGGACCTCGAAGCCGCCCTCGAAGAGCACGGCTTCGGCTTCGAGGACGTTCGTTTCGTCGTACTCACCCACCACGACGGCGACCACGCCGGGGCGCTCACCGCTGTGCAGGCCGAGACCGACGCGCCGACGGTGGCTCACTGGGCGGAAGCGCCCTACGTCGACGGCCGGAAGTTCCCCATCAAGGCGGGCGACGAGCGCTACCCGGCCGCCCGGGTCGACGTGGAAGCCATCGACGGCGTGGGCTTCACCACCGAAGCCGGTCCACTCGAGATGGTCGAGACGTTCGGCCACAGTCCGGGCCACTGCTCGCTCTACCTCCCGGAGGAGCAACTCCTCATCGCCGGCGACGCGCTGACGGCCGCCGACGGCGAACTCCACGGCCCGGCCGAACAGCACACCCCCGAGATGACGCAGGCGATGGAGTCCGTCGCCAAACTGGGTGAACTCGACGTGGAACACGCGATCTGTTTCCACGGCGGCTACGCCGAGCAGGGCAGCGAGCGCATCCGGGAGCTCGCCGACGTCTGA
- a CDS encoding transposase (ISH3) (KEGG: hla:Hlac_2799 transposase (ISH3)) translates to MKPTQADSEIEEEHLLNFVVNSLDEELAIDLGENVEVTTETLYEVLAGASAGGTSINHVCETTDDSPHANTVRGHLTDQFELDSVEAVGDTLLQRDTLETLPDRPVEVVADLHLDPYYGDEDETEALYSSQAKRGTTAFHAYATLYARVRNKRYTLAVRQLVAGETTSDVLAEFLELLDGLDLGVKAVYLDRGFYNSTGLKLLYAHNYAYVMPIVKWGETIQDELNSGWSREIEHDLAGEVTFPVFIDCVYQQGRCDEHGVARHGYAADAPFIDTPRDARNHYSKRFGIESSYRLAKQSLAFTSSQDAGLRLVMFVVSLLLQNSWRYLHWRYVAAPRRGGRRLWRWSFTEFCEMVLRAAWTALGVRRSVPANQPLDDRFFR, encoded by the coding sequence GTGAAGCCTACCCAGGCAGACAGCGAGATAGAGGAAGAGCACCTGCTTAATTTTGTCGTCAACAGCCTCGACGAGGAACTTGCGATAGACCTCGGCGAGAATGTCGAGGTCACGACAGAGACGTTGTACGAGGTCCTCGCCGGCGCCAGCGCCGGCGGGACCTCAATCAACCACGTCTGCGAAACAACTGACGACTCGCCCCACGCCAATACCGTCCGTGGACATCTCACCGACCAGTTTGAGCTGGACTCCGTTGAGGCGGTTGGGGACACACTCCTGCAACGAGATACTCTTGAGACACTGCCGGATCGGCCGGTGGAGGTCGTCGCCGACCTCCACCTGGATCCTTACTACGGTGACGAGGACGAGACAGAGGCGCTGTACTCCTCGCAGGCTAAACGCGGAACCACGGCGTTTCACGCGTATGCGACGCTCTATGCGCGGGTACGAAACAAGCGGTACACGCTGGCGGTTCGCCAGTTAGTCGCTGGCGAGACCACCAGCGATGTCCTCGCTGAGTTTCTTGAACTGCTTGACGGCCTTGACCTCGGCGTCAAGGCCGTCTACCTCGATCGCGGATTCTACAACAGCACCGGTCTCAAACTGCTGTACGCGCACAACTACGCCTACGTGATGCCGATTGTCAAGTGGGGCGAAACGATTCAGGACGAACTCAACAGCGGCTGGAGCCGCGAGATTGAACACGATCTCGCCGGCGAGGTGACGTTTCCTGTGTTCATCGACTGTGTTTACCAGCAAGGACGGTGCGACGAACACGGGGTGGCGCGTCACGGCTACGCCGCTGACGCGCCGTTCATCGACACGCCACGAGATGCCCGAAACCACTACAGCAAACGCTTCGGCATCGAGTCGAGCTACCGATTAGCCAAGCAGAGCCTCGCGTTCACCAGTTCTCAGGATGCTGGACTGCGGCTGGTGATGTTTGTAGTGAGCCTATTGCTTCAGAACAGCTGGCGGTATCTTCACTGGAGGTACGTGGCGGCGCCCCGCCGCGGGGGGCGCCGCCTCTGGAGATGGTCGTTCACGGAGTTCTGTGAGATGGTGCTGCGGGCAGCCTGGACAGCGCTTGGTGTGCGCAGGTCTGTTCCAGCGAACCAACCACTCGACGACCGGTTCTTCCGGTAG